One region of Opitutaceae bacterium genomic DNA includes:
- a CDS encoding glycosyltransferase family 9 protein — translation MPQVDGAAAFVIAKPRGGIQACEADNMRLLVIKTSSLGDIIQGLRVVASLREQIPGLHVTWIARDAFAAIVRSCTVVDKTISFKRRPLLAGLRQVFRDLRGLRFDVVMDMQGRYYTGFITGRAKAPRKIGRKDRREGAGFFYTERVELPPQGKRSHALAILLEFCRSAGVAARLPKAVEFNSDGLRLPDEWRSFPKENLIVLFPDSRREEKCWPGFPALTDALLAASGDFHAVWAGDRALTFSGENATSARFLNLTGRLALESLSEILKQAAWVIGNDSGPLHLAAAQGRKVLGIYGPTDVAMYGPYPPNNGTNFSVSAPNGNLRLVTVREVMGALKQADPRFFGAI, via the coding sequence ATGCCTCAGGTGGATGGGGCGGCTGCATTTGTCATTGCGAAGCCCCGGGGTGGGATCCAAGCCTGCGAGGCGGACAACATGCGCTTGCTGGTGATCAAGACTTCCTCGTTGGGCGACATCATCCAGGGGCTGCGCGTTGTGGCGTCCCTTCGTGAGCAGATTCCCGGTCTGCACGTCACCTGGATTGCACGCGATGCCTTTGCCGCGATTGTGAGGAGCTGCACGGTGGTGGACAAGACGATCTCCTTCAAGCGGCGTCCGCTTCTCGCGGGATTGCGTCAGGTGTTTCGGGATCTGCGCGGGCTTCGCTTCGATGTGGTGATGGACATGCAGGGTCGGTATTACACGGGCTTCATCACAGGTCGGGCGAAGGCGCCGCGGAAGATCGGGCGGAAGGACAGAAGGGAGGGGGCGGGATTTTTCTACACGGAGCGGGTGGAGCTTCCTCCCCAGGGAAAACGCAGTCATGCGCTGGCGATCCTGCTCGAATTCTGCCGCTCCGCCGGCGTCGCTGCGCGCCTGCCGAAAGCCGTTGAATTCAACTCGGATGGCCTGCGCCTGCCGGACGAATGGCGTTCATTCCCAAAGGAAAATCTGATCGTCTTGTTCCCTGATTCACGGCGTGAAGAGAAATGCTGGCCCGGATTCCCCGCGCTCACCGACGCCCTGCTTGCGGCATCCGGTGATTTTCATGCAGTCTGGGCCGGTGATCGCGCCCTGACATTTTCAGGTGAGAATGCGACCAGCGCGCGATTCCTCAATCTGACCGGGAGATTGGCCCTGGAGTCGTTGAGCGAGATCCTGAAGCAGGCCGCGTGGGTCATTGGCAATGACAGCGGTCCCCTGCACCTCGCGGCGGCCCAGGGCAGAAAGGTGCTTGGGATCTATGGGCCGACCGATGTCGCCATGTACGGCCCATACCCGCCGAACAATGGCACCAATTTCTCGGTCTCCGCTCCAAATGGGAATCTGCGCCTGGTCACGGTGCGTGAGGTCATGGGTGCTCTCAAGCAGGCGGACCCCCGGTTTTTCGGCGCGATATAG